From the genome of Papaver somniferum cultivar HN1 chromosome 2, ASM357369v1, whole genome shotgun sequence, one region includes:
- the LOC113350963 gene encoding cytosolic sulfotransferase 15-like: protein MEITNNESFCDHYKNSSAGFLDTGDLALYQGFWVSAEALENIKDFQQNFNALDTDILVGSHPKSGTVWLKALAFAIINRTRYPFFSSSHHHPLLTISPHDLVPFVEFKHVYPSCSLLDFTKGSCHSGDVSTCRVIDTHIPYTSLPESINNKAINCKIVYICRNPQDTFVSLWHFINKMRALPGSNIKSTPALTSTKKSTPLSIEDAFRLFHDGVSVFGPYWEHVLGYWKASLERPREVLFLKYENLKKDPEPQLKKLAAFLGYSYSIEEESQGVIKEILSLCSFQREREQKWNDLE from the coding sequence ATGGAAATCACTAATAATGAAAGTTTTTGTGATCATTATAAAAACTCGAGTGCTGGTTTCCTTGATACAGGAGATTTAGCACTTTATCAAGGTTTTTGGGTCTCTGCCGAAGCATTAGAAAATATAAAGGATTTTCAGCAGAATTTTAATGCTTTGGATACTGATATACTAGTAGGCTCTCACCCTAAATCCGGCACCGTTTGGTTGAAAGCGTTGGCCTTTGCCATTATCAACCGTACTCGTtaccctttcttttcttcttcccatcACCACCCTTTGCTTACAATTTCACCTCATGACCTTGTTCCTTTCGTCGAGTTCAAACACGTTTATCCATCTTGTAGTCTCCTGGATTTCACTAAAGGTAGTTGCCATAGTGGCGACGTTTCTACATGCAGAGTTATAGATACCCATATCCCATACACTTCTTTACCCGAATCTATTAATAATAAGGCAATAAATTGCAAGATTGTTTATATATGCAGAAATCCTCAAGACACTTTCGTCTCTCTCTGGCATTTTATTAACAAAATGAGGGCATTGCCGGGGAGCAATATTAAGAGTACCCCTGCATTAACGAGCACGAAAAAGAGTACCCCTCTGTCAATCGAAGATGCTTTCAGATTATTCCATGATGGAGTTTCAGTTTTTGGTCCGTATTGGGAACATGTTCTTGGATATTGGAAAGCGAGCTTAGAGAGGCCTCGTGAAGTGTTGTTTTTAAAGTatgaaaatttgaaaaaagatCCGGAACCCCAATTGAAGAAACTCGCAGCATTCTTGGGTTATAGTTATTCAATAGAAGAAGAGAGTCAAGGAGTGATCAAGGAAATATTAAGTTTATGCAGTTTTCAACGCGAACGTGAACAAAAATGGAATGATTTGGAATAA